The sequence ATAATAACGATACCTATCAGCCGGGACTTTTTGATGACGTGGAAAAGCGTCCTAACAGTACAAAGCTTATGTCCGTACTGGACGAAATCAACCAAAGCGGTCTGGGCAAGGTGTTTCTAGCTCGGCAAGGAATGAGTAACAGTTGGCAAATGAAGCGTGAGCACCTTTCTCCAGCGTATACAACCCGCTGGGCTGATTTGCCGAGGGTTAATTAGTGAGGAAACACCTGTAATGTTGTGCCTCGTGGCAGCTCATGCAGCATAATATTCTGTGGGGTTTCACATCTTGGGTGTCGGAATTTCAATGAAATACTGCTAACCTGTTTTTCGTTCAAATTGTCAGCATTTATAAAAGGAGTTACATATGCTTGTTTTGACTAGACGTGTTGGTGAAACATTAAACATCGGTGATGAAGTCACGTTGACGGTATTGGGTATTAATGGCAATCAGGTGCGTATTGGCACTGCTGCGCCTAAGGATATTGCAGTTCATCGTGAAGAAGTTTACCGCCGTATCCAGATGGAATCTGTGCAGGATAAACCTGAGTAAATATAGGTTTTATTGCCAGTTTGACGTCAAGCATCTTATCCACAAAATGCGTGGATAAGATGCTGCATTAAAGGCTGTAGAGCAATCAGGTCGTGGCTTTTGTATATGTGGTTGAAAAACATACAGACCGACCTTGGCTCTTTAGCTTTAAAACTTTTTAGCTAACAGCCCCCAGCAGTATCCCCTCTTTTAGAACACTCCAATCGGTTCATAAACAGCGAAGCTTTAAAGCTGCTGCACTTGCGCGAAAAAATATCTGAGTATCATAGGACTTAACAGCTGTGCGCTGGATTGAGCTTAACGCGGAGCACAGTAAGTTTTTACTTTGTTAAGTGAGGTTTTAAATGATGTTGAAATTCCTAATGAATGCGTTCTCTCCACTACAGGTCTGGCGTAATGCTCGGGTGTTGCTTGACTTAAAAAAGCCACTTTTATTTACAGTTTACCTCGTTGGTTTGCCTGTGAGATTCATGGCTCTTGAGTCATTTGCAGTATTCGTTATTGAGCCACTGCAGCGCATATACTTTCCACAACTGCCTGCCTTTTTAGGGGTAGTGCTAGGGGTTGTCTTAATTGTTCTGGCGGTGCTTTTTTTAAAGCACTGGTTCTCAGGCTTTGTTTTTATTGCTCTTACGGTGGCTGCGTTTCCAGCATTGATTGCCGTAGGAATGATGGCTCTGCCTGCAGATACGCAGGTGAGTATATTGTCTGGGTTTGCGGTTCTTGTATGTGCCTATTTGAGCTTGCCAATATTTTTACAGTTTTCGTTTATTCATCAACTGGCAGTAAGAGTGCCTAAGCAGCGTAAAGAGATTTCTTACAGCGCAAGTGATGACCTTCGTGACTCGTTTTTTGACCTTGGTTGTGACTCTAGCGGTGGGCAATCTTATTACAATTGGAATAGTGACCACTGAGTAATGCTGCTATTTACCCTGATACTCCAGATTCTGATGATTATTTAGGGCGCGACAAAAAGTGTCGCTTACCTGTCAAATACTGATCCTATAAAGACGTTCTACTGCTTCTAGGCTCAATCAATGTGAGGTATTTAATGTTCGACATCACTCGTTTTACAGAAATCCAAGCCAATCCATCGCGCTTTCGTCTCTTAGAACAGATTCCATTTTCTGTCGAAGATCACTATCCAATCAAGCTGCGCGAGACTGTAGGCGATGAACTTGCCTTGGCCTTGTTGGACTTTGAAACGACCGGCTTTACGGCGGGTAATGATGAGGTGATTGAGATTGGCTTGGTGCAAGTGGCCTACAGTCCAAGTTTAGAGAGAATTACTGAGATCATCGAAATCACCAGCCAGCTGGAATGTCCTAAGCAAACAATCAGTGAGCTGATTACCAGTATTACCGGTATCAGTAACGAAATGGTTGCCGGCACACGGATTGATGGTGCTCATGTAGCGCGTATCGTTAACAGTTCCAATGTACTTATCGCACATAACGCCCAGTTTGACCGTGCGTTCTTTGATATTCGCTTCCCGGAAATGGCCAATAAGGTTTGGGCGTGCAGCGTTAAGGATATTGATTGGCGTGCACATGGTTTTGAAAGCGCAAAGCTCGAATACCTGCTGCTCAAAAACGGTTACTTCTATGATGGCCACCGCGCTGCAACGGATTGTTTGGCCATGGTGCAGTTATTTGAAAGTGTACCAAATGCACTACCAGAGCTTTTAGCTAATGCACAGAAAGCCAGCTTTAAGATTCTCGCCAAAGGTGTTTCCTATGCTGACCGTGAAGTGGTGAAGAAACGCGGCTATCGCTGGGATGCAGCAAATCGTCACTGGTATACGATTGTGTCTGAGGATGAGTATGCTGAAGAAACAGTGTTTTTGAATGCGTTATGTGGTACTGCAGCAGCTAAGAATGTGTTTGAAAAGATCAGCTTGACCTCACGCTATATGTAAGTAATTACAGTCTTAATGCTAGGTTACTTAAGCACACAATGTTGATCTGTAAAGACCTGGTTTGCAAGATGCGATTTTTACGGCTATAAATGCCGTAAATAAGCCTAATGGTAAACCAGATGCTTCCTATTACTGAAAATACAGAGCTTTTACCCTATGGTCAGCTGGCCACCCGGCAGTGGTTGCTTACGCAAGGTGTTGAGGTTTATCAAATCGACAATTCGCTGAAAAGCAGAAAGTTCGAAAGCTTGGCGCGTGGCGTAGTGGCAAGACCCGGCGTGCCTGTGGAATGGCAGGGCGTGTTGGCCTCGCTTTATCGTATGTTTGAATGCCCTGTCTATGTGGGTGGTGCTAGTGCTTTAGCTCAGCATGGCTTGGCTCACTATATTCAGCTGCAAACGGTGGTCGATATCTATGCTGCACAGCCTGCACCCAGTTGGATCAGCAAGCTTTCATGCAATGTAGAGTTTCGTTGGCATACAACAGTGCAAATATGGGATGCGGAAAAATTGCTCGTAGCAAATAGCTTAAAATTGGTGCCACTCCATCAGGGTTGCTGGTTACTGGCTTCGCCTGAGCAAGCGTACCTAGAACTATTAGCTAAGGTGCCGAGTGCTATCAGTTTTGAGCAAGCAGACAATATCATGCAAAGCTTGGTCAATCTGTCACCACGACGACTGGATGTACTATTACATGCCTGCAAGCATGTACTGGCTAAGCGGTTGTTTTTCTTCTTTGCTGACCGTTATCAGCATGCTTGGCGCAATAAGCTCCAACCTAAAAGTTATGATTTGGGAGCAGGTAAACGCTCAGTCATAAAGGGTGGAAACTTTAATAAAGCGTATCAGATCACTGTACCCGAGGCTTTTAGTGGATAGAAATAGTTTGTTTTATGCGCAAGTGCAGCTGTTGCTTCGTGTGCTTCCGTTCGTCGCTCAAGAGCCTTGCTTTGCCCTTAAAGGTGGTACGGCAATCAATTTATTTGTACGTGAGTTTCCGCGCCTATCTGTAGACATCGATTTGGTTTTCTTGCCCAGTACAACCAGACAGCAAGCGCTTGAAAGCATTAAACAAGCACTGGATAGAATTAGTTTAAACCTATCGCAAAGCTTTGTAGGAACGCGGGTCACTAAAAGCTATCAAGAAAAAGCTGACGCATTAAGACTAACGGTGCAGCAAAGTGGTGTTTCTATTCAAATAGAGCTGTCACCTGTTTTGCGCGGCACTGTGTTCCCTGTACAGACGTTAAGTGTTTGTGAGTCTGTTGAAGATGAGTTTGGTTTTGCTGAAATACAGGTTGTTTCTCTTGCCGATTTATACGCAGGGAAGCTGTGTGCAGCATTTGATCGACAGCATCCCCGTGATTTTTTTGACGTTCTGTTACTACTTGAAAATGAAGGGATTACTGAACAGGTTCGTCAGGCTTTTCTTGCGTACTTGTTTAGCCACCCACGGCCCTTGGAAGAATTACTTGCCCCAAGATGGAAAGATATTCAAAACCAATATCTAGGTGAGTTTTCTGGCATGACCAGACGAAGTGTCACGATTGAAGAGTTAGAACAAGCCGCAGTTACAGCGCACCGATTAATCTTAAACGGACTCACAGATAGCGAGAAAGAGCTTGTCATTAGTGTTTATAGCGGTGAACCACAGTGGGAGAACTCACCCATTGGACACATCCAGCATTTACCCGCTGTAAATTGGAAGCTACTCAATATAGCTAAGATGCCCAAAGAAAAACGCGAAGCGTCACAACAAGCGTTAAGGAGAGTGTTAGGTCTATAGTGATGGCGTGCACATGGCTTTGAAAGTGCAAAGCTAGAGTATTTACTGACGCTGGACACGCTATGAGTATTTTAATGAGGATAAGCATCGATCTGCGCATAGAAATAACTCTATGCGACTCTTGGTAAGCTATGATAAGGCCTGACTAACCCCGACACTTTTTATGGTAAAAAGATAAACAACCATAAGGGGTTAAACATGAGCAAAGGCTACCGTTATTCAGATGAGTTTAAGCAAGAAGCTGTCAACCAAGTGACCGTCCATGGTTATGCTGTTGTAGACGTTGCTACGCGCTTAGGCATCAGCGATAAGACGCTGTACAACTGGATTAAGATCTTTTCCAAACCGGTTAAAAAACGACTGGAAGATAATGATTTACAAACAGAAATCGCCCGTTTAAAGCGCGAACTGAAGCGTGTTGAGCAAGAGCGCAACATCTTAAAGGAGGCCGCCGTGTTCTTTGCCAGCGAGTCAAAGAACGGTACGCGTTCATAAAATCTCGTCGCCACCGTTATCCTGTGCGCTTGCTTTGCCACGTGATGCGTGTTCTCACAGCAGCTATTACGCTTGGGTTAAAGCGCCAGAGAGCAAGCGGTGCAAGGATGATCAGCGCTTATTGCCTCTGGTTAAACACTATTGGCTGGCAAGCGGTGGACACTATGGCTATCGCAACATCCATCTTGATCTTGCTGAGGCTGGTATCAAATGTGGGCGCGATCGAACACTGAGATTAATGCGATTGGCGCAGATTTGTGCGCAACGCGGCTATAAAAGACCTAAAGGTTATTATAGTGGTAAGCCTGATATCACAGCGCCCAACACGCTCGACCGTGCTTTTAATGTGTCTGCACCAAACCAGTGGTGGGTCAGCGATATCACCTACATTCACACCCAGGAAGGCTTCTTGTTCTTAGCGGTGGTCATGGACTTGTTCGCACGCAGCATTGTTGGCTGGTCGATGTCTGAGCGGATGACTGACACTCTGGTTCAAGATGCTTTAATGGCTGCTTATTGGCGCCGTAAACCAGAAGGCACTGTGCGACTGCATTCGGATCAAGGCTCTCAATACAGCAGCCGTGATTTTAGGACGTTGCTCAGCTCACTTAATATGGAAGCCAGCATGAGCCGCAGAGGCAATTGTTGGGATAATGCCGTTGCTGAAAGCTTCTTTGGCAACCTTAAAAAAGAAAAAATACGCCGCCATAAGTACAAAACACGGGAAGAAGCAAAGCGGGCTATATTTCATTACATCGAGATGTTTTACAATCCAAAACGCAGGCACACGCACAATCAGCGGGTGTCACCAATGAACTATGAAAAGCAGTATTTTATGAATCAAAAAAGTGTCTGAGAAAGTCAGGCTTTATCACTATTTGCCTTTTTATGTAACTTAACGATGCCTGTAATATGCCAAGCATGAGCGAATCTACATCCTCAAATTTAATTGAGGATGTAGAAAATGTTCAAAAAATCGATTTTCAGAATCAAAAATGACCAGTTTTACTATCGCGGGCATCCCTACCTGCTAGCAGCAGGCTTACCTGAGGGTATTCCAGCATTTCCTGCTGAGTTGATTTTTCAACACAAGCCTATCAAGAAAAAATCATCTTGATACGAGGTATGTATCCGCAGCAAGCCCCCGACTTTGATCAGCAGATTATGCCAATTATCAAAACAGTTGTGCGTCACATGCACCTGCTTCCGGCTACAGAATCACATCACCATGCTGAGTGTATGGGGCTATTGACACATAGTCTTGACGTGGCATATCGAGCGCTGATAAGGGCAAAAACTAAAACTTGGGATGACGAACTTGAGGTCCAATGGCAAGTTGCAGCTATGCTAGCAGGGCTCTTGAGCGATATAGGAGTTCCATATGAGAATTTATGGGTTCAGCGTAGTAGCGATGGTCAGCGGTGGGAGCGCAAGGAGCCCCTTTCTGATTGGCTAAGCGATAGCGCAATCCATAGCTATCATCTGAGCTGGAAAGTAGGTCGAGTAATGACGCACAAGCAGCTAGCCCTATCTTTACCGCTGGCAAAAGCAATAATTAGCCCAGAGCTGCAAAGTTTTCTAGCACCGGTTTGGAAGGTGTTTTGTGTCGCACTGGGTGTGCAGGGTTCAAAGAGTCAAAATAAGCTACAAAAAATCCTGAACCAAGCAAATTTGAGCAGTGTAACCTGCAGTATAGCCGCTTCCTGTGACGCAGCTCTCTCTCGAGGGAGTATGCCCCCAGCATGGTTTCAGTATCTATTCATTATAGAGTCGCTTGTGCGATCAGATATTTTGACCGTAAATTTGCCAGATTCAGTTGTTTTCATCACCAGTGAACTTGGAGTTATGTTGGATTTATACAAGATTTCGCAGTTGAGCAAAGAAGGGGGGGTCCCCGCTCAATATTCACAGCAACTGCGATCTTCTAGGCAGGTGCGTCAAGCTTTAGCAGATATGGACAAGCTGATACCGCGGCAGAAGCCGTGCGGTAAACTTGTGGATTACTGGAATATCAATTTACAACTCGAAGTTGATGGCGAGCAGGTCACAGTGAAGCGCAAAGTAGTCCGTCTCAGTGGAGTTGCACAGAGAATGTTTTCAGTAGACATGCCTAAACCTGTAAAAGTGGAAATTAACGCATAACGAATAAGAGATAAACCATGCTAGCTTGCCGCAAGCGACAAGCTAGCTTTAGCTTTTTAAGCATCTACCAGTTAGAATGCTGCCTCTTTAAAGTATTGAGCCTATATACCTTTTTAGGCATATTAAATTAAAGACCTCTTCCCTGGCAGGCCATAAGCAGCCATATCAGCCACATCTTTTAAGCACAGTCAAATCACCCATGGCCAACTCTAAAAAATACCGAATGTCTTTCACAACAGGCAGTCTATTGCACTTGGAATCGGTGCGGCTGGCTGAGTTGTATGTGGAAATAGGTTGCTGGAAGGAAGTATCTGCTCAGGCGCTTGAGAGTAATTTGCTGCAAAGCCGAACGCAACGAACACTCAAGAAAATCTGTCGTGAAGTTGTTGCAAGGCTGAAGCATTTATCTGCTGAAGAGCTTGAGTTTTTGATCGCTAGTGACCGTCAAGACCAGGGTTATACACTCTGGCTTGCTGTTTGCCGCCATTACCGTTTCATTGGTGATTTTGCGATAGAAGTATTGCATGAGCGATTTATCAGCCTCAAGGGTGATGTGCAGTATGAGGATTACGAGACGTTCTTTAATCGTAAAGCTCAGTGGCATGATGAACTCGATGTCTTGAGTAAGCTTACGCAGAACAAGCTTAGGCAGGTATTATTTAAAATGTTGCGCGACGCTGGCTTATTGGCATCAAATAGCACCATAATCCCTGCATTTCCAAGCAGTAAGCTTATCAAGTTGATAGTCAGGGGTAATCCTGCACAGTTGCAATTTTTCCCTATTTTTGAATCCTATCTGATGAGACAGGCATTATGAGCCGTGATGTAAGTACGCAGCCGATCAAGCAAAGATTTGAGCATCTTTTGGCGGTGATTAGCAGTCCGCGATTTCTAAAGATGGAAGGCTTGAACAGCGAAGTTCCGTTTTTCATTTGCCCTTATGCACCATCTGAAGCAGTTGAAATGGAGCGTTTACAGCGACAGCTGATTAATTCACTAAGCCAGCAAGGTGTACAGGTGCTGGAGATCAATCTATATGACCTGTGCATCGAGTTGCTCAAAGAACGTGAGATTTGGGAGCAGGTGCTTGAAATAGAGCCAACTGTTAGCAAAGCTGAATTTAAGGAGCTGCTCCAGGGTGTGTTTGACCCAGAAGACAACCTGATTCCCGCCATATCAGTGAAAATAACCCAACAGCCATTTGATGTGATGTTCCTGACTGGTATTGGCGAGGTTTTTCCTTATATTCGCTCGCACAACGTACTGAATAATTTGCAGCGTGCGGCCAAAGACTGGCCCACACTCATGTTTTTCCCAGGTACCTACAGTCACTCAGCCGCAACCGGCACCTCGCTGGATTTGTTTGGCAAGCTGCATGATGACAAATACTATCGCGCCTACAACATTTACCACCGTGAACCATAATAGGAGGGATCCATATGTCACTCAGGAATATATTTACTCGCCCGCTTGAAACCACGATTGACGGCGTAATTAAAGCCGATGATGAAAGCAGCCTACGTCAGGAGTTGGAGGAATACGTTCTTACCAATGAGACCTCCAAGCGGTTGTCGGGTTTCCTTGACGCTTATAACGATTACCAGTCCGCCAATGGCGTATGGATTTCTGGTTTTTTCGGATCTGGTAAATCACACCTTTTGAAAATGCTCGCTTTGGTTCTGGAAAACCGTCAGGTTGATGATGCTCGAGCGCTTGATCTGTTTTTACCTAAGTGTGAAGACGATGCTCTACTAGCCGGAGCATTGAAAAAAGCGGTCTCGATTCCATCACAAAGCATTTTGTTTAACATCGATCAAAAAGCTGACATCATCAGCAAAAAAGAGCTCGATGCGTTGCTGGCAGTGTTTGCTAAAGTGTTTGACGAAATGTGTGGTTACTACGGTAAGCATGGTCATGTTGCACAGTTTGAACGCGATTTAGACAGTCGTAATCTTTATTCAAGCTTCAAACAGGCTTATCAAGATATTTCTGGAAAAGCTTGGGAAAAGGGTAGAGAGCAAGCCCTGCTGGAAGGTAACAACATAGCTAAAGCCTATAGCAAAGTTACTGGGGAAGATGATGCTATCGGAAAAAACATCCTCAGCCAGTATCGGGACCAATACACTTTGTCCATTGAGGATTTTGCTAATCAGGTCAAGCGCTACATTGATCAGCAAAAACAGATTTTAGGAACAAATGAGTTTCGTCTTAATTTCTTTGTTGACGAAGTAGGGCAGTACATCGCTGATAACACAAAGCTGATGACTAACCTGCAAACTGTTGCGGAAAGTCTAGCCACCAAGTGCAATGGTGAAGCTTGGATTATGGTTACCGCACAGGAAGAAATGAGCAGCGTCATTGGCGAGATGACTAAACAGCAGGGCGACGACTTTACTAAGATTCAGGCGCGTTTTGCCAACCGCTTAAAGCTCACCAGCGCGGACGTAGCCGAAGTTATTCAGAAACGTCTATTGACCAAAACTGAAGATGCAAGTGGGCAGTTAGCACTCTTGTACGACAAGCAATGCAATAACTTCAAAACTTTGTTTGATTTTTCGGATGGCTCGCACAGCTACCGAAACTTTCAGCATCAAGATCACTTTGTTAACTGCTACCCTTTTGTGCCGTATCAATTTGATCTGTTCCAGGCATCTATTCAGGGTTTGTCCTTGCATAACGCTTTTGAAGGCCGCCATAGCTCAGTGGGTGAGCGCTCCATGCTGGGAGTTTTCCATCAGGTAATGAAAACCATTGCTGAGCACAAGCTAGGCGATCTGGCTACTTTTGACCTGATGTTTGAAGGCATTCGCGCTGCATTGAAAGCGCAAATTCAAAAAGCAATTTTCAGTGCTGAACGTAACTTAGATTCTGAGTTTGCCATTCGCTTGCTCAAGGCATTGTTTTTGGTTAAATACGTTAAAGAGTTCAAGCCAACAGTACACAACTTGTGCGTTTTAATGCTGCCCAGCTTTGAACAGCCTATCTCTAAGCTCAAAAACCAAGTCGAAGAAGCACTGGGATTGCTGGAACAGCAGACTTATATTCAGCGTAACGGTGAGCTTTATGAGTATCTGACCGATGAAGAAAAAGACATCGAGCAGGAAATTAAAAATACCGAAGTTGATAACAGTGATCTGACCAGTGAGTTGGAGCGCTTGGTGTTCGATTCTATTATCAACCAACGAAAAATACGCTACGACAGCAAAGATACCAACCTAGACTACCCATTCTCACGCAAGATTGATGACAAGCTGCAGGGGCGTGAATATGAGCTATCGATCAACATTATTACAGCGTTTCATGAGCATGCTGACAATATCAATATGCTGCGCAACTACTCAGTTTATAACACCGACGAGTTGTTGGTCATACTGCCCGCTGACGCTAGATTGATGATGGATTTGATGATGTACAAACGTACCGAAAAGTACATTCGTCAAAACATGACTCAGGGTAAGGATGACGTTGCACAGAGGGTCTTGACCAGCAAAGGGGAGCAGAACCGTACCCGGTATGCCGACTTGCTGCTGCGTTTGCAACTGCTAGTAGGTAAAGCCGATCTGATGATCGCTGGTGGTGAGGTTGAAGTTACCGCCAGTGACGCTAAAAGTCGTGTGATTCGTGCATTCCAAGAGTTGATTGGCAAGGTGTACTCCAACCTACCTATGTTGCGTGGCATTACTTACAGCGAAAGCGGTATCAGCGCATGCCTCGACACCAGCGATGGTCTATTTGGTGGCGATGCTACAAATCTGACTGAAGTTGAGCATGAGCTGCTGGCCCACATCAAAGGCAACCAACAAACCGGGGTGCGTACCACCATTAAAAATCTAGTCGAGCGTTTTGAGCGCAAGCCTTATGGTTGGTACCTTGCTGCAATTCAGTGCAACGTTGCTAAGCTCTGCGCCCGTGGCAAGCTGGAAGTACGCTCCGATAGTAATCTTCTCGAAGGCGATCAACTGGAGCGTGCTCTACGCAACACAGCAAGCTTTGCTAATATCATCCTAGAGCCGCAAGTCGAGTTCAGTCAGTCGCAGTTACGGAACCTTAAAGAGTTCTATGAGGACTTTTTTGACTCACCGCCCACCGCCAATGAAGCCAAAGCCTTGGGGCATGAAACCATTGGTCGCATCAAGGATATGATGCAAGAACTAGAAGTGCTGCAAGCTCAGAAAAACAGCTATCCCTTCTTAACTGCACTTCAACCAGTTATTGAGCAACTTAAAGAGTTAAGCAAAAAAACCTACAGTTGGTATCTGACTGATTTGTCCAAAAACGAAGATGCTCTCTATGACAGCAAGGAAAAGCTCATTGAGCCTATCCGCAAATTCATGAGTGGCTCGCAGCGGCAAATTTTTGATGATGCGCGCCAGTTTGTGCTGAGTGAGGAGCCCAACTTCACTTATCTGGACAGTGATGAAATACGTCAGCTAACGCACAGTTTACAGTCTGCAGATAGCTATAAAGGCAACACCATTCAGCAAATGAAAATCAGGCTGGATACCCTGAAAGCAGCGTTAGCTGACGCACTGTCACAAGTACGCCTTGATGCCCTGAAAGCGTTAGCGCAAATGCAAGAGCGTATGCAAAGCATGAGTGAGTATCAGGGTCTGCCAGAAGAGCGCCAGGCTGAGCTAAATCAGCCGTTTAGCATTTTAGTCGATCATATTAATAGTCAAAGACTGATTCCCGTAGTTAACGATAGATTGCGCAAATTTCAAGACGATAACTATCAGAAGATACTGGCTAAAATGGTTGATATGGCCACGCCTAAGCAAATAAAACCAGACAAGGACTATCCAGACGATGAGCCACCTGAGCCTCCTAAGATTCAAGAGCCTGCACCAGTACTTATGCGCAGCGTTCGAGTAAACGCTTATAACAAAGCTTGGCTAGCTACAGACAGTGATTTAGATGAATACCTTAACGCTCTGCGTGCCGAACTTGCCGAACATATTGGTCAAGGCAAAAAGGTCATGATTTAACTAGGGAAGCTCAGTAATGGATACCAGTAAACTTAAAACATTCGCATCACTTGCTCGTCGCACTTTAATGGAGCAAGTAAAAGCCAAGCTTAGCCTTGTGCTGGCTGTAGATAGCCCTGCTCAGCGTGAAGCCCCCAAGGCGCTTAAACAACTGCAAGAAGTCATTGCTCAAGATGGGCAAGAGCAGGTGATTGAGCGGGTAGCCTATATATGGTTCAACCGTATTTGTGCTTTACGGTTTATGGATGTGAATCGTTATACACGTATAGGTGTGGTTTCACCGGCAGAAGGCCAGTTTCAGCCAGAGATCTTAGCCGAAGCTAAAATGGGTCATATCGATGAAAGCCAAGTACCAGAAGCAACGCGACAGAAGATTTTTGCTTTACTCAATAATCAACAGCCCAGTGCAGATCCACAAGTAGAAGCCTATCGCTTGCTGTTAGTCGCTACATGTAATTACTGGAACGCGGCTATGCCGTTTTTATTCCAGCGTATTGACGATTATACCGAGCTGTTGATGCCGGACAACTTGCTTTCGGCTAACTCTATTTTGGCGCAAACCCGTGAAGCGATGACTGTAGAAGCCTGCGCTGATGTAGAGGTGATTGGCTGGCTGTACCAGTTTTATATTGCAGAAAAGAAAGACCAGGTATTTGAGGGGCTGAAGAAAAATAAAAAAGTTACTCCGGAAAATATTCCGGCAGCCACGCAACTCTTTACCCCAGGCTGGATCGTGCGGTACTTGGTAGAAAACTCTTTAGGACGCTTGTGGCTGCTCAATCGCCCAGACTCTAGCCTAGCGGAGCAGATGGATTACTACATCAAGCCTGAACAAGCAGAGGAAGATTTTTTACGTATCAGTAAGCCAGAAGAAATCAAGATTTGTGATCCAGCCTGTGGTTCCGGCCACATGCTGACTTATGCCTTTGATTTGCTGTATAGGATCTACGAAGAAGAGGGGTACGAGCCTGCCGATATCCCTGAGAAAATCCTTACTCACAACCTGTACGGCATCGAAATCGACGAGCGTGCAGGAGAGTTGGCTGCTTTTGCCCTGACCATGAAAGCGCGCGCTAAACAGCGCAGATTCTTTAGCAAGGGCGTTAAACCTAATATCTGTGTATTGGAAAACATTAATTTCAAAGAAGACGAACTGGATGAGTACATTGATTTTGTTGGTCGTGACCTTTTTACGGCCTCGTTAAAGACCACCTTACGCCAGTTCGAAGAGGCTGATAATTTTGGTTCTTTGATCCGTCCTGATAGCACTGACGTTGATGCCATTCTCCAAATTTTGGAGTTAAAAGATATCTCAGGACAATTGTTTCTCAATCAAACCCATCAAAAAGTACTGCAAGTACTAGAGCAAGCTAATTATCTCAGTCCAAAGTATCATGTAGTTGTTGCTAATCCACCATATATGGGTGGTAAAGGTATGAATGGGCGGCTAAGCAAATGGGCTGGAGATAATTATCCAAATAGCAAATCTGATCTATTCGCTATGTTTATTGAACGTAGCCTTGACTTGGCTCTGAAGTCTGGATCAGTAGCTATGATTACTATGCAAAGCTGGATGTTTCTCACATCTTTTGAAAAATTAAGGCTAAAGATGCTTACCGA comes from Pseudomonas sp. C27(2019) and encodes:
- the csrA gene encoding carbon storage regulator CsrA produces the protein MLVLTRRVGETLNIGDEVTLTVLGINGNQVRIGTAAPKDIAVHREEVYRRIQMESVQDKPE
- a CDS encoding 3'-5' exonuclease — protein: MFDITRFTEIQANPSRFRLLEQIPFSVEDHYPIKLRETVGDELALALLDFETTGFTAGNDEVIEIGLVQVAYSPSLERITEIIEITSQLECPKQTISELITSITGISNEMVAGTRIDGAHVARIVNSSNVLIAHNAQFDRAFFDIRFPEMANKVWACSVKDIDWRAHGFESAKLEYLLLKNGYFYDGHRAATDCLAMVQLFESVPNALPELLANAQKASFKILAKGVSYADREVVKKRGYRWDAANRHWYTIVSEDEYAEETVFLNALCGTAAAKNVFEKISLTSRYM
- a CDS encoding type IV toxin-antitoxin system AbiEi family antitoxin domain-containing protein → MLPITENTELLPYGQLATRQWLLTQGVEVYQIDNSLKSRKFESLARGVVARPGVPVEWQGVLASLYRMFECPVYVGGASALAQHGLAHYIQLQTVVDIYAAQPAPSWISKLSCNVEFRWHTTVQIWDAEKLLVANSLKLVPLHQGCWLLASPEQAYLELLAKVPSAISFEQADNIMQSLVNLSPRRLDVLLHACKHVLAKRLFFFFADRYQHAWRNKLQPKSYDLGAGKRSVIKGGNFNKAYQITVPEAFSG
- a CDS encoding nucleotidyl transferase AbiEii/AbiGii toxin family protein, whose protein sequence is MFYAQVQLLLRVLPFVAQEPCFALKGGTAINLFVREFPRLSVDIDLVFLPSTTRQQALESIKQALDRISLNLSQSFVGTRVTKSYQEKADALRLTVQQSGVSIQIELSPVLRGTVFPVQTLSVCESVEDEFGFAEIQVVSLADLYAGKLCAAFDRQHPRDFFDVLLLLENEGITEQVRQAFLAYLFSHPRPLEELLAPRWKDIQNQYLGEFSGMTRRSVTIEELEQAAVTAHRLILNGLTDSEKELVISVYSGEPQWENSPIGHIQHLPAVNWKLLNIAKMPKEKREASQQALRRVLGL
- a CDS encoding TraI domain-containing protein, whose protein sequence is MYPQQAPDFDQQIMPIIKTVVRHMHLLPATESHHHAECMGLLTHSLDVAYRALIRAKTKTWDDELEVQWQVAAMLAGLLSDIGVPYENLWVQRSSDGQRWERKEPLSDWLSDSAIHSYHLSWKVGRVMTHKQLALSLPLAKAIISPELQSFLAPVWKVFCVALGVQGSKSQNKLQKILNQANLSSVTCSIAASCDAALSRGSMPPAWFQYLFIIESLVRSDILTVNLPDSVVFITSELGVMLDLYKISQLSKEGGVPAQYSQQLRSSRQVRQALADMDKLIPRQKPCGKLVDYWNINLQLEVDGEQVTVKRKVVRLSGVAQRMFSVDMPKPVKVEINA
- a CDS encoding DUF1819 family protein — protein: MANSKKYRMSFTTGSLLHLESVRLAELYVEIGCWKEVSAQALESNLLQSRTQRTLKKICREVVARLKHLSAEELEFLIASDRQDQGYTLWLAVCRHYRFIGDFAIEVLHERFISLKGDVQYEDYETFFNRKAQWHDELDVLSKLTQNKLRQVLFKMLRDAGLLASNSTIIPAFPSSKLIKLIVRGNPAQLQFFPIFESYLMRQAL
- a CDS encoding DUF1788 domain-containing protein; protein product: MSRDVSTQPIKQRFEHLLAVISSPRFLKMEGLNSEVPFFICPYAPSEAVEMERLQRQLINSLSQQGVQVLEINLYDLCIELLKEREIWEQVLEIEPTVSKAEFKELLQGVFDPEDNLIPAISVKITQQPFDVMFLTGIGEVFPYIRSHNVLNNLQRAAKDWPTLMFFPGTYSHSAATGTSLDLFGKLHDDKYYRAYNIYHREP